A portion of the Sus scrofa isolate TJ Tabasco breed Duroc chromosome 5, Sscrofa11.1, whole genome shotgun sequence genome contains these proteins:
- the FKBP11 gene encoding peptidyl-prolyl cis-trans isomerase FKBP11 codes for MTLRPSFLPLRLLLLLLLSGAMCRAEAGFETESPVRTLQVETLVEPPEPCAEPAAFGDTLHIHYSGSLVDGRIFDTSLSRDPLVIELGQKQVIPGLEQSLLDMCVGEKRRVIIPSHLAYGKRGFPPSIPADAELHFDVELIALIRANYWQKLVKGILPLVGMAMVPALLGLIGYHLYKKASRPKVSKKKLKEEKRNKSKKK; via the exons ATGACCCTGCGCCCCTCATTTCTGCCCCtccggctgctgctgctgctgctgctcagtgGGGCGATGTGCCGGGCTGAGGCTGGGTTCGAAACCGAAAGTCCCGTCCGGACCCTGCAAGTGGAGACCCTG GTGGAGCCCCCTGAACCGTGTGCTGAGCCGGCTGCCTTTGGAGACACGCTGCACATACACTACTCG GGCAGCTTGGTAGATGGCCGCATCTTTGACACTTCTCTGAGCAGAGACCCTCTGGTTATAGAACTTGGTCAAAAGCAGGTGATACCAG GTCTGGAGCAGAGCCTTCTAGACATGTGTGTGGG AGAGAAGCGAAGGGTAATCATCCCTTCTCATCTGGCCTATGGCAAACGGGGATTCCCGCCATCTATCCCAG CGGATGCAGAGCTGCATTTTGACGTGGAGCTGATTGCACTCATCCGAGCCAACTACTGGCAAAAGCTGGTGAAGGGCATTTTGCCTCTGGTAGGCATGGCCATGGTGCCAGCCCTCTTGGGCCTCATTGGGTATCACCTATACAAAAAGGCCAGCAGACCTAAAGTCTCCAAAAAGAAGCTCAAGGAAGAGAAACGAAAcaagagcaaaaagaaataa